The Scleropages formosus chromosome 3, fSclFor1.1, whole genome shotgun sequence genome contains the following window.
GAAAAGAGCCGTGCTTCGTGCACTCAGTCTGCGGACGGACGCGCGCGCCGCGACTTCCTCTCGGTCTCGCTGCGAGTCAAGCGCGCTTCCTATGAAGTGAAAGTAGCCCTTTGGTCGGAGGTGTAGCGCTGCAGGACGTGGACAGTGAGTCCCGTGTCCCtgcgcctcctcctccagcatctcCACCCATCTTCTGGTCACCTGGAGCTCCAGGAAGCTCGATTGGTCGAGGGGGTCCCCAGAgacactgctctgtgtgtgtgtgtgtgtgtggggaggctGACAGTTGTGATCATGTGcgggactcttttttttttttttttttttttgctctctctgCACACTGTCCTCAGTTGAACTGACCTCCCGCTTCAACCAAAGTCCTGTCCGTAGTTAACGCGCACACCACCCAAACACACCGAGCTACATGCTGTCCAGATGTGCTCTCGCTGAAGGGTGTGTTTGTCTGCACACTGGCTGTTTGCACACTCCTGTcactgctctgctctgtgtgtattctgtgtatGTGCGCCCGTGTGCGTGCGCTGTGGCCCTGTCCAGTTTTCTTTGGGATCGATAAAGTATCTGTCCAGtagaacagcaggtggcgtagcagttacaCCCATCACCTTGCACACAAAGGACCAGGTTccgatcccacctcctgcctgctgtagtccccttgatcgAGGCACTGACTGTCCTATAAACAGATACAggaaaaagtacccagctgtataaaggagtcaatcagtgtaagtagcttagtgtaccaTCCCAGCAACGTAAGTTTCTTTGTAGAATCGTGTcagtaaaatgtataaaaataaaataaatgcagactGTCGAGACTGAACACCCTTTGGTTATGGGCTCAAAATGTAGCGATCATGAGAGATGAAGTGGGCAGGCGTCCGTCACTCATGTTCATGTGTCTCACTGCTTCTTTCATTACTAATATTGTCAGTGTTACTGTTTATCTGACCCCTGTGCCAGTTCTGTACATGAAGCAgtatacagtgatttaccatttatacagcagggtattcctaccgtttcagttcagggtaagtacagcagcaggaggtgggaatgaGGCAATGGCCTGAAGTCCCTGCACTGCCCACGATCCAAGTTTTTACTGTAACACGTTGTTTCacccctccagccccgtgtGTTTCACACTTATGGGTTGTTTAACAATATTaagctttaatattttaaatataatttttttgtttccttagAGGGCTTTGGTTTTTTTACTCTTATGTTCTGCAAGCGTAGTGTATGTTGTTACTGATATTCTCACTTTTTTAGTGACTGTGGGACTGAAATCTTTTAATTAGTTTGAAATGCGTTTTCTTAGTTTTCCGCCAAATTGTTTTTGCTCAGCTTagattattttgtgttttgagacattgcatttatccatttactcGGACAAACATGCGCAACGATAGTAAGGATGTGAAGGTTTGGTATACGCTGCTTTCACCCACTGGCTTTATTGGTCCAGATAGTAGCTCTTTCAGGGcgtcacagtggcacagtgagcatcGTTTGTTCTTCGCAGCCCCTGGGGCTGTTGGTTCgactgtgggttcgaatctgactCAACCTGTGTGGTATTTGCGAGtttccctcccacagtctgaaagaCATGTTTCGGGTGAACGGGTGATTATACGTTGCCCGTACTGTGAGTTTGTGTGAgcgacagtgtgtgtcagtgctctACGAAGGATTGGTGTTTGTCCCACCTTGTCTTGAACCCTTTTCTCTCCAGGATTTGCTCTGGGTCGCCGTGACCCTGTATTGAATGAGTGACTTCTGGAAAAGGATAGCACAAATAGAAAATGATCTCgaattcagaggaaaaaaatgttttaaatctgAAGATGTCACTCAGTTTTCATGTCTGAAATATAGAGAAGTATAGATTGTGCTTTTCATAAAAACTTGTAGCCCAAACTCACAGGAGCGTGGGAATTGAGAGTAATTACTGTATAGTGGGGGGgtgcaatggcgcagtgggttggaccaggtcctgttctccggtaggtctggggttcgagtcctgcttggggtgccttgtggtggactggcgtcccgtcctgggtatgtcccctccccctctggccttacgccctgtgttgctgggtaggctccggctccccgtgaccccgtatgggacaagcggttctgaaaatgtgtgtgtgtgtgtactgtatagcGTAAAGCTGTGGACTGGAGTGCAGTGTCTGTTACCCTGGTGTATGTTGTATATTGACTGCCCATATTTGCAATGCTTTTAAAACATTAAGAACTGTGCGAAGGTGGTGCTAGTTATGATCTTACCGAAAAGCGCATTAATAGATTTAAATTGATCCATTTAGTAATACACCTGGTACTTGTCCTTGACAGTGATGTACTTCATAAAATAAATTCCTTTGACATAATAAACGACACATTCACCAGTTctggaaacatgtctttggccAGGAAGGCTTCCGTTAAATTCAGCGTGTGTTGCTGTTCTGAAAGATATCATTTGTCCATATTGGACATCTCCAGTGTTGTGATTTAATGTAGAAAATACTTCAGTTCTTCTTGGTCCGATTCGTGTTGTGTTGTTGTTATTCCACAGTTGACATGGATGATGAAGATGGCAGGTGCTTGTTAGATGTAATTTGGTAAGTGTTTGCTCTCTCTTTCTATTATTTTGCAGCTTATATGGAGAAAACATAATCAGTCCCTGTAGTATGAAAAGAATGCATTTCCAGTCTGAGAATTTGCACAGTAGGACTTGAGAGTATCTTCTACCGTTTGTATAAGAAGGTTAAACCGAGTGAACTAACACAGTGTTGTGAAGCCTTCGGATGTAGTGGCGTCACGTTAAGTGCATGTTGTCTTACCTCCTACAGCGACCCGCAGGCACTGAACGATTTCCTTCATGGATCAGAAAAGCATGTAAGTTGGGTGAATGTAGTGTTTTGTGAGGAGTGTTGGAGTTTTCCTCGTTGTAAGAGTATAAATTGGGCACGTCCTGCATGAAGCCCCCACGTGTATTTGAAGGAGTGCCCACATCCCTTTACTCAGGATGATATTAGCTCTCTAAGGCATTGCCCTACGCACTTGTACAGAATGTGACCTCAGCCTTTTGTACAATATAATTATGTAGACTGCTGGCAGAAGTGTAATTCTACATTCCTGAATCccttgatttcattttttttttttttttttttaaaaacgagaCAAGAATGTaggttttttttgtctgtatgtGGCATAATCCTTAATGTGACCATTATCCCACATCACCTactcttttcctttttgtctgcttctgctgtaTGGGAACCTCCTGCGCGTTTGTCCCCGGCTCGTCTCTCTGGCTGTTGCTGTGGATCTTGCTTCTTCTCTGGATCTACGTCCTGTCTTGCACCTGTTCTTCTGTAGCTGGATACCGATGACTTGTTGGATGGCTCGGCCGATCCCTCCAGCTCCTTCTTCTCCAGTGCTGGGGTCAGTAGATCCCCCCCATGTCAGTCATGTCTAGCTCCACACCAAACCCCTGCTGACACTGAACATTTTCACACGATATGCTGTAGGAAGATAACCAAATTAGGGATTGGTTTCACAGTTAATCTCCCTGTTTGTTTCCCACACTGTCTGttatataaaattaattcttACATTAACTTAATCCATCTCCTCCTGAGATCATTCTTGGCTCGAATACCTTACTATTTAACCAGGTAACCAATTAATGCCCCTTCACCCTAATATGAAACATTGTTTGAATATTCCCACAGTATTTTTCACTCAATTTTCCTCCTTCTTGAGCAGAAACTATTTGCTGCATTAAGATAGTGAACATGGTATGTTGGTCTCTTCTCCACAACTTTTCACCATCTGCCTCCTTGGTTTAACGCCATATTCATTTACTATTTTAGGGCCATGTGCCGGAGGTCCAGCCGTCTAGTCAGCTCACAGCAAATGTGTCAGCAGAGGTTCCCAGTGGCAGTGTGGATTTGGACTTCCTTGAGGATGACGATATCCTGGGAGGCTCACCGTCTGGTGGTGGAAACAGTGGAGGCATTGGGACGAACCACGAGCCATGCGACATCCTGCAGCAGAGCTTGGCTGAGGCCAACATTACCGAGCAAAGTCTGCAGGAGGCGGAGGCCGAGCTGGACATGGGCTCCTTCACCTTGTCCGGCCTGACACAGGTGGTCCAAGCTCTTCCTGACTCGAGCCTTTCTGGGGCAGGGGGGGCAGCAGTGGGGATGGACATAGAAGTCGGAATCGGAGGTTCAACTCAAATCTTCTCtggctccacctccacctccactgcCACGCCCCCTAATGCCACTACAGACATGATTGGGCCAGTTCTGGCTCACCCAGGCCTACAGCTCCAGGCCCAGGGGATGAATAAGGCCATCAGTGTACAGCCCTTTATGCAGCAAGTGGGCTTGGGTAATGTGACCCTTCAGCCCATCTCGAGCCTTCAAGCCCTACCAAATGGGAGTCAGTCTGGGCACTTGGGCATTGGACAGATCCAGGTTGTGGGTCAGCCCACAGTCATGGCTATTAACCAGTCTGGTCAACCTATCTTGGCCAAAACCATAGGAGGTTACCATCTGCAGCAGCCTGCACCAGAGGCTGGAGTCACATGCACGCAGGCTGGGCTGGGCGGATCTCTTCTAAGTTcaactggaggtgggggttTATTAATTCAAGGGAGCAAGACCCCTTTGGGCTCCCCTGCACTGAATGGAGCTAGTGTTTGTGTGAGCAGCACCAGTgctagcagcagcagcagtggaaGTACTTTGACCACTTCTGGAGGGCTGGTGGGGTTCAGTGGTGCTTCTGTTGCAGCAGGAATTGCAGCCCAACCAAAACCATTGACTCAAGGCACCATCATGCAGAATATAGTCATCCAACGCACCCCAACACCTATTCAGCCCAAGCCTCCCCAAGGCGGTGCCCTCCAGCCCAGGCTCTACAAAccgcagcagcaacagcagcagccaaTTTCAGCCCCCAGCTCTTTGCAGAATGACTCTAGCAAGGGCTTAGGGGTTCAGCAAGGGCAAGTCCCAGCTTCTGCAGGTCAGAATGTGACGTTCCTCTCCGGCAAGCCTGGCGCCAACGTGGTCCTGAGTGCCCCGGCAGCACCCCAGGGTGCAGCCTTCTCCCAGGCACTCTTCAAGCAGCAAGCACCTCCAGCGACAGGAAAACCGCTGAGCGTGCACTTACTGAACCAATCGGGCAGCATTGTCATTCCCTCCCAGGCCGTCTTGCAAGGCCAAAACCAGTTTCTCCTGCCACAGCTACAAGCAGGCGGACAGATCCTGACTCAGCACCCGGGAGGACACATCATTACGAGCCAGGGCCCAAACGGGCAGTTAATTGCCAATCAAATCCTTGCCGCCAATCAGAACCTTAGCCTCGGCCAGGTCTTGACTTCACAAGGGCATTCTGGCACAGCCCATATCCTCTCCGGACCTATCCAACTGCAGCCTGGTCAAATGGGCCACCACACACTGTTCCAAATGCCTGTCTCTCTGGCCCAGGCCCAGGCCCAGACGCAGACTCCTCATGCTGCTGGTTCTGCCCCAACCGTTATCCAAGGAATGCCCATCCAGAACTCACTGGCCATGCTGAGCCAAGTGGAAGGCTTGAGTCCTGCTGTTAGCCTGCAGCCTCCTCCACAGCAGTTGGTCGGTGGCGTCCCCAGCAATGGTGGCGGGGTAGCAGTCGCTTCCCAGTGCCAGCCTGTGGAAAGTGTTGCTGTGCTTGGCAGCTCAATGGACCAAGCAGCTCAAACCGTGCCGCCTCCCTCTCTCCTCACTGTGCAGACGGGCTCCTCTACGTCCATGCCTATCCCTCCTTCCACTCTGGCCACCTCTTTAGCAACTTCGTCGTCCTCCTCCGTTTCGTCCGATCCCTCGACGCTCACCCAGGTACCTCCCCAGACACAGCACAGCCCGGGGAAGCTCCTTCTCACACAGCAGGGCTCCAGCATGATCCTCAGTCACGAGTCCCTGCAGATGTTCCTACAGCAGGTCAGTGCACTTTCCCGTTTGTTCTGTGAGCGTAAGAATTTGATGGTAGCTTAAAAACACGCAACCAGCCAACCAAACGCTGGAGTCGATTCGATAATCATTTCGCTTTCCACACATCGGAACACTAACCTTGCCCATgtcaggagcagcagcagcaacaaaaagAGACTGTCTCGGGCCCCTTGGGGTCGGTACCCGCGTCAGTCGTCgtcagcagcagctctgttcCTCCCACACCAGACCATCAGAGCCAATCTGCTGAGACTTGGGTAGGCCAGAGCTCCGCCCCCGCTTTTGGTCCCACTGACAAGACAGCAGGGGTTTATCAGGTAGACGAGCACCCTCCCAAGCCCTGTCGACTCACTGCTGCCAGCCCTGCAAACTTAAAGTCCTTGTTGTGTTTTGTCTGCGCTCACAATATTTCCCTTACTCTCGTTCACTTGGTATTGCAGCTGCCCGTCGCCGCCTCACATATGTCTGTTCTCCAGTCAGCGCTGCTCCGAAGTCTCTTACATTCTGTCCCTTTATCCTTTGCCTGCAACAGTGCCGCTTTCTAAGATATGCAAATAATTTTGATGCTGACAGTACTATTGTGCTTTTGCAAAAGTCTTCACACCTGTGACCAGTTCTCTCTTTTTATTGACTCGCAAATGCTATGTTGAAATTTTGTTCtctcacattttatttcaaaccaGTGCTAATACATCTGTTAAAGTTTAGATTGTAATCTGAATGCAGTCCGTTGCACTGTTAAAAGACAAAATACCCCCATCTGTCAACGGGCTGGCCTGATTTGTTCAGTGACATCATTAGGCAGATTGTGATTTGGGGGGATATTATataccattatttcttttggAAAAGAATTAGTTCCCagaaaatagtaataaatataaaagggaTTTTTATGCATGAAAGTAACGccaaacattttttacatttcatcacagcaaaaattaaccctctccaggcagaCATTGCAAGTTAGCATCAGCTGGAATTAAATACCCCTGTGAATATTTATAGATGAGTTTCTGCAGTTATATACCACTCGACCACTATTAATTTCATGCTGAGAGGGTTAAtcttctcattcattcattgctaATAACTACTGTTTTTAGTACTGCATGAGGTGATCTGGATTTTTATGATGTTTTAAACTTGGTGTGAATGGCAGTCAAAAGAAGAACTATGGAGATTTTATCTGTTGGGGAAAACTGTACTTAGAACAGAGGGaagtaatgttttttattatgtttttattgtgttttaacaaagcttttattttaaCCTGTTCCTGGACAGCTTGTGTTTTGAACTGTGGTTCTCATTTTGAAGAAGTGCTTCACCGCGGACTGCTCCGTTTCCCCTTCTTGTATTAAAACAGATTGATACTAAAAGgctccttttctgcagcagctgtggagCTCGGTGTGTGTTTTATCGGGGTTTGAAATGCTCCCTTTTACTAATTTTAAACCTAATTTTTGAACtaggggagcggggggggggtcacagttACAGCAGCCATACGAGGTGAGTGGTGTTTGTGAACTCAGCAGCAGTACTGCAAACACACTCACGAGTGGAAACGCCAAGAAGTGCCGAGCGAAAGTCTCTGACTAGTTTAAAAGACGACACGTTTAATGTTTTGACTTTCCAATGACAGCAGTTTGATTTACAAACTTTGAGAGCTGTAGAGCAACTTAGCTGTCAACAAAGTGTTACACTTTGTGATAAAGATGGAAAAGATTTTAGTTGAAATTACACAATATGGACACCCGTCTTTctttcattaataatttttattgtctCCATTTTTTTGGCGGTAAAATGTCCACGTAAGAGGCAAAAATACCATGGTAGTGAATAATGAGCCTGTCGTATTGAAACTGTGTTGTCGTAAGCAGATTTTTGTTACACAGCGCTGTTATTTGAGCGCGGAGTGTTTTTGATggaaactgttttgtttttttctgccacTTCATGTGACGTCTCactgtgctgcagctgcaggaatTTGGGAGTCCGCAGTGTCTGTCGCTCTCACTTTTCACTCGGTGCAACTACTTCTGCTCCCAGTAAAAATCACATGATGTGACCCAAATCTGAGCTGTTAGGCGCTCATGAATAATCGACCTTCTGAAAGTGTGTTGCCTCAAGCCAGGGAGGTCATTGCGGTTTCCGAGAGACTCCGACTTCCTGTTTGTGTAAAAAAGTGTCTTGCGTTGTCTAGCTGTGTgttcggggcggggggggggggacctctCTCTCACAATATAGGTGCAGCCATCAGCATCACGCTCACGTGGATGTGCGCTTCTTTGCCCACTCGCCATTACTAGTAATTTTAGGACAATTGCTACACTACttgtaatttatacattttgatggtttgtatttttttttctttcttctaaaTGCAGTGCAGTTTATGGGGGAAAGAACACTGTTTTACTTTTGACACTGAATCTGAAAGTTCCGCACTgaaaattgtgttttgtgcaacaGTTTCACAGTTGTGCTCACAGCTGAAATAATTGAGTTGCACACATCATCGGAGTGTGTTAACACCTGCGCCGTTCCCGCCCTCCCGTCACGTCGATGCCGCTCCTCTCATCTCGTTGCTGCTTTTGCTTTTCGTgtctttttgttctgtttatcttactgtttgtttatttttgctgctttgcAAACGTCCGTTGTACTGTCTCCTGCGTACCGTTCAGTCATACGATGCACAGGCGTCATTTGCGTGGCCTGATGGAAATCGATATAATCGTCAGAGTTACTTTTGAGGATATATTCCCACTCTTCATTCTAagttggaaaatattttcaaatacatgcagtaatttattgatttaaaacaaaactcatTGGAACAGCTTTTAGTCCTTGTTTTAGTCCTTATTCAGTTCTTACTCCCaggagatgtacgttgctttggagaaaagcatctgttaaatgaataattgtaaatttacTATctcataatgtaaatattttagtttaaggggcagcaggtagcatagcggttagagccgccgCCTCCGGAGTCAGAGGTCGCAGGGTTcaatcccacctgctgtagtacccttgagcaaggtacttaccctaaaatttccccagtaaaacaaaaagttccagttgtataaatggataaatcagcaTAAGTAgtttaacgttgtaagtcgttttggagaaaagagtcagatgaatacataaatgtgaatgtatttcCATTAAATGCAGAAGGACCGATCTAAATTTAAGCGTTTGAAGAATGTCTTTGTGCTGTCTGACGGCACTGCCGTAATGTCGTCTTCGTATTTTCATCAGATCCCTCCCGCTGGACAACAGCAAGTGAAAGTCCTGGCGACAGCCCCATCGCAGCCAGTCGCCGCAAGTACGGCGCCTTCTGCGCTGACACAGACTGACAGTCCCCAGGCGGCTCAGCTTCTCGCCCACCAGATCCAGTCACCTCACCACCAAGCGCCAGCTCGGCCTCCATCTCAGCCCCAATGCCAACCGCAACCCCAACCCCAGCCCTCCTCCCGGTCCTGCACGCCCTCCTCCTTGCCTCCATTCTTCATCATCCACAACCAGATTGGCGGTTCCCCCCAGAACACCTCCCAGACTCTTCCGCAGCTGCAGCAACCTCAAGTCCAGGTCCAACTCCCAACCCAAAGTCGCCCACCGTCGCAGCCTGCGCCGTTCCAGCCAGATGTGCCTCCCTCTTCGGATTCTCCCAAGCCTCCCCACGCCGCGCCCATGCAGTTCCAGTTCACTGTCCCCTCGGGCAGCACCCCCTCTAGTGCCCCGGGCAAGCAGCAGGTGCCCTTGCAGAACCTACCCgcggagcagcagcagaacctACAGGTGGCTGGCACCCGCTTTCCAGCACTCGCATCCGCCGCCCAGTCGTCGCCCCAGCAGAAGCACCTGCTCGACCGGCTGCAGCAGGTAGGTGTCtggcttatttttttaaaaccggAATTGGAATTATTTTGGAGTAGCAGTGCAGTCCGCTGTGGGGGAACACAGTCATTTTTTAAAGGTTGATGACACCTCCATGCCCTGCATTTACTTTTCCTGACAGGTTCAGCAGAGTATTATCCTCAAGCAGAGTCCCCAGTCCCTGCCCCAGTCCCTGCCCCAGTCCCTGCCCCAGTCCCTGCCCCAGTCCCTGCCCCAGTCCCTGCCCCAGTCCCTGCCCCAGTCCCTGCCCCAGTCCCTGCCTTCCAGCCAGTTCAGCCCCCAGGCCGACATACCTGCTTCTCAGATCGGGACTCTGTCCacgactgctgctgctgtccagctgGCTCCTGCGCTGCAGCCCGCGTCCATTCTGGTCAAGACCCCAGCCATGGGTAAGAGTCATTCCTGGGAGTTTATTGTGTCTGGTGCTGCTCCGCACTGAGTCGCTGCTGATTCCTGTTTTCTCGGACCGTCCCCCCCCAGCACCCGGCGAGCTCAAGACATTCCCAGGGACTCTAGGCTCAACTGGGGCTGCGGTCAAGCAAGGGGTTGCCCCAGCCAGCCTTACTCAGCCAGTGCAGGTGAGTGGCTCGTGCTCGTGTTGCGAATTTATTGGCAAAGGGGTTTCGCCCTTCGTTCGTGGTTTTTGATTTTTGGACTGtattggcagcaggtggcatagtggttagaagcgCCTCTTGAAGGACCTGGATTTGATTttcaactcctgctgtagtacacttgattgaggtacttaagCTGAACTgataagtaaaaattaccctgcagggtcagtttaatatttgaagtcgcttcggaggaaagtatcagataaacgaacaaatataaacagtttattttcatcCCCTTTTCTGTGCTCCTTCCCCACAGCATCTGTTCTCCGTCCCTCTTTCTCTTACCTTAACTCAGCCAAATCCAGGGGTGGTCAGTTGGGGAGCtgtcactggggaaaggaaTTACTTATTTGTATTGTTACATTGAAAGTTGAGTTTATTTACTAACCGTTTCCCTTTTACTGCTGAAAGACTGCGACTCTGGCCATGCCTTTTCCAATGCAGCCCAGCAAGGAGGCAAGGTGAGCGACgttttttggtattttgtgGTATTTCAATACTGTAAAGGGCAGTTGCAGTCAAAAATCTTACGTAGCACGTATGGAAATTAGCATCACAAGTTACAAATTTATCATTAATTCCAAATTTGTTGCATTTCTACCAGTGTATTGCTTGTACGTCGAATACAAAGTTACTCCGTGTTTTTAACTTAGTTTCTGTTTTCGAAGAGTTTGACTTGTCGTCTTCTGTACTCCTGTCAAATCACAACCCCCGCTTTGCAGGATGTACGAAAATGTACCGTCCTATTGCGGTCGACACCAGAAACTCCCTCAACAAATACTTGAAGATTTGATCTCACTTTTGAAACTTAGTGCTGCATGACAAGTTCTGCGGAAAccagataaataataatgagctgtcttatagatttttttaaattattagttTCATGTGAGGTTTTTGTAGTATCTACTCAGCAAATAAATAAGGGGATAACTGTATCACTACGCTTTTATCGATTGTGAATTAGTGGAGAAAGTGGCTTTGCATTTATGGACGCGCTTGTCACAGTTTGAACGTTACAGCGTTGTAGACCCCTTAGGCTTCTGACACGTCGGTGTTTCAGTGTGTGCGACTCAAAGCCGTGTGTCCTTCTCCAGGATGCTGGAACAGTTGAGGAAGCAGCAGGGCTCTGTGTTACACCCCGACTACAGATCTCCCTTCAGCTCATTCCGGGATGCCTTGCAGAGACTCGTCCCGTACCACCTGTACCAAGGCACGCCCTCTTCCCTCGAGAACAACCACAAAGGTATCTCCCCCCACCGCCACGACTGTAAACATCTCTTTCCGGCTGCTAGAACGTGCGATTTCCTAAAGGTGTCCCTGTCGGGGTGAGGTCACACTTCTGTTCTTCtcatctctctgtgtgtgtgtgtgtttagtggaCGAGGAGTTTGCGACGGTGTCAGGCCAGCTTCTGAAGCGAACACAAGCCATGGTCGACAAATACCGTCTGCTGCTCTTTGAGGAATCCAAGGTATggctgttcttgttttttttctaattttattttcttttttcaaattgGCAGTTTCGCCGCCTCTCGCTCCTGCTGCCCGtactaccttttttttttgtcctttctgaATAGAGACTGGGTCCCTCTGCAGAAATGGTCATGATTGACAGGATGTTCATCATGGAAGAAAAGTCGTCTCTTAACCAAGAGAGGCTGCTGGCCAAGGAGAGACCAGGTAGGCTTCGTTCGAACGTGCCACGGCAGCACGGCGAATAGAAGTATAGTCTGTGCTTGGTTAATATCATCCGAGACCTACAATGGCGCGCTTTAACGACCGTGCCGTTTTTCGACCACGTTCACTAATGCTCACTTTTAGGGACAGAGCCCATGAGCACGTTTTTGTTAACGCTCTCGTGTCTGCTACTGAATGCAGCTCACGGGCACGTCCATTGCTTCCTGGATATACTGATATTTACTCAAGGGGCAGCTCACTGGGGCACCTGGTAGCGTACTCGTTAGAACTATtgcctttaggcccaaaggtcgctggttcgagcctcacctccagctatagtacccttgagagagGTGctcaccctaaattactccagtaaaaaaaaattacctggctgtataaatgggtaaaaaattataaagagattaacatt
Protein-coding sequences here:
- the LOC108924732 gene encoding BRD4-interacting chromatin-remodeling complex-associated protein-like isoform X3 → MDDEDGRCLLDVICDPQALNDFLHGSEKHLDTDDLLDGSADPSSSFFSSAGGHVPEVQPSSQLTANVSAEVPSGSVDLDFLEDDDILGGSPSGGGNSGGIGTNHEPCDILQQSLAEANITEQSLQEAEAELDMGSFTLSGLTQVVQALPDSSLSGAGGAAVGMDIEVGIGGSTQIFSGSTSTSTATPPNATTDMIGPVLAHPGLQLQAQGMNKAISVQPFMQQVGLGNVTLQPISSLQALPNGSQSGHLGIGQIQVVGQPTVMAINQSGQPILAKTIGGYHLQQPAPEAGVTCTQAGLGGSLLSSTGGGGLLIQGSKTPLGSPALNGASVCVSSTSASSSSSGSTLTTSGGLVGFSGASVAAGIAAQPKPLTQGTIMQNIVIQRTPTPIQPKPPQGGALQPRLYKPQQQQQQPISAPSSLQNDSSKGLGVQQGQVPASAGQNVTFLSGKPGANVVLSAPAAPQGAAFSQALFKQQAPPATGKPLSVHLLNQSGSIVIPSQAVLQGQNQFLLPQLQAGGQILTQHPGGHIITSQGPNGQLIANQILAANQNLSLGQVLTSQGHSGTAHILSGPIQLQPGQMGHHTLFQMPVSLAQAQAQTQTPHAAGSAPTVIQGMPIQNSLAMLSQVEGLSPAVSLQPPPQQLVGGVPSNGGGVAVASQCQPVESVAVLGSSMDQAAQTVPPPSLLTVQTGSSTSMPIPPSTLATSLATSSSSSVSSDPSTLTQVPPQTQHSPGKLLLTQQGSSMILSHESLQMFLQQEQQQQQKETVSGPLGSVPASVVVSSSSVPPTPDHQSQSAETWIPPAGQQQVKVLATAPSQPVAASTAPSALTQTDSPQAAQLLAHQIQSPHHQAPARPPSQPQCQPQPQPQPSSRSCTPSSLPPFFIIHNQIGGSPQNTSQTLPQLQQPQVQVQLPTQSRPPSQPAPFQPDVPPSSDSPKPPHAAPMQFQFTVPSGSTPSSAPGKQQVPLQNLPAEQQQNLQVAGTRFPALASAAQSSPQQKHLLDRLQQVQQSIILKQSPQSLPQSLPQSLPQSLPQSLPQSLPQSLPQSLPQSLPSSQFSPQADIPASQIGTLSTTAAAVQLAPALQPASILVKTPAMAPGELKTFPGTLGSTGAAVKQGVAPASLTQPVQTATLAMPFPMQPSKEARMLEQLRKQQGSVLHPDYRSPFSSFRDALQRLVPYHLYQGTPSSLENNHKVDEEFATVSGQLLKRTQAMVDKYRLLLFEESKRLGPSAEMVMIDRMFIMEEKSSLNQERLLAKERPEEYAALQNSAASAQRPLSAEQSSTRTSTPPAGAPPAAPTPVLSHITPTKLVIKHGGGGASVSWSTSSVPAGRPNTPLGSTPATPHRDDDDDALPQRTNRPPMKTYEARRRIGLKLKIKQEAGLSKVVHNTALDPVHTQPHHQPGAQHSPSRHQKSAAAVPMATATNRSSVCNSNSSPAGGASTAQHSAASETSSASSSSFSQVNGTLEHHGTGGCKQNQGSPAPPPTSCRLPLRKTYRENVSPPMRPGVTGGDGRAAARRSHCPALPGNLPLLPRSSPSPPAQTVIASVKVENRGTFHTQPCTNAGGGGGTGAGGTSPPALMQELAEVEEAFNRGIMKKCPRQHLYPCGEEGAKDEGARGGMRGGGGRDTFIPAKRHKSDSPDMDNASFSSGSPPPDDSLNEHLQSAIDSILNLQQGAGRMQGLNPAQPPTASSRAAASVSQGHREGDFSCGQNGKFLPRTFNR